The DNA segment GTACGAGCCGCCGTTCGCGTTCGCGCGGCGCGCCTCGACGCTCGATCACCTCACGAAGGGCCGGTTCGGCTGGAACATCGTCACGAGCTACCTGCCGAACGCGGCGCGTAACTTCGGCCTCGACGGCGAGATCCCGCACGACCGCCGCTACGAGCTCGCCGACGAGTACCTCGACGTGCTCTACAAGCTGTGGGAGGGCTCGTGGGACGACGACGCGGTCGTGTACGACCGCGAGCGGCGGATCGCGACCGACCCGTCGAAGGTGCGCTACATCGACCACGTGAGCGAGAACCACCGCGTCGCAGGCCCGCACATCGTGCACCCGTCGCGCCAGCGCACGCCCGTGCTCTTCCAGGCGACGGGGTCGCCCGCGGGCACCGAGTTCGCGGGGCGGCACGCCGAGCTCGTGTTCACGGGCGGCCGCACGACCGAGGAGTTCCAGCGCAACAAGCAGTCGATGCAGGATGCCGCGGTCCGCAACGGTCGCGCGGCCGACGACGTGAAGTTCATCGCGAGCGCCGTCGTCGTGGTCGGGCGCACCGAGGAGGAGGCCGCCGACAAGTGGCGGCTCTACCAGGAGTACGCGTCCGTCGACGGATACCTCGCGCACGCGAGCCTGCCCGTCGACCTCACGGTCGCCCCGCGCGACCTCACGATCGCCGAGGCGCTCAAGCAGTCGGGCACCGAGCTCACCCGGTCGTCGTTCCTGCCGCTGCACCTCACGGTCGGGCAGTTCCTCGACGGGCTCGTGGGGGGCCGTCGCGAGCGCTTCCACGTCGTCGGCACCCCGACGGTCGTGGCCGACGAGATCGAGCGCTGGCTCGACGAAGACGGCGTCGACGGCATCAACCTGCGCCAGTACCACTCGTTCGACACGGCGCGCGACTTCGCCGAACTCGTCGTGCCCGAGTTGCGCAAGCGGGGGCGTCTCAAGAGCGAAGCGGATGCCTCGGCGCCGACTTCGCTCCGAGATGCGCTCTTCGGCCGCGGCGACCGACTGCCCGACACCCACATCGCCGCCCGCTACCGCGGCGGGGCGAACCTCGACGTGCCGGTGCCGCCGCTGCGGTTCCCGGGACGCGACGCGGCGTGAGCCCGGATCGCGTGCGGGTCGTCGCGCGCCGCGCCGAGGCATCCGTGCTTCGTTGACGGATGCCTCGGCCGCGCCGCCGTACGGAACGGCGTAGCCTCGGAGCATGGCCGACGTCGACCCCGTCACCGCGCAACCGGCGAGCCCTGCGAGTCCCGTGACCGCGCGGGCGCAGCTCGCGGAGCTCGCCGAGCGGTCGGGCGCACTCGGGCCGTGGACGCCCGCCGGGGCACCTCTGCCCGACGGGTTCGAGGCCCGCGAGGCGGCCGTGCTCATCCTCTTCGGCGTGCTCGACCGGCTCCCGAGCGACCACGATGCGCAAGCGGCCGCCGTCTCACGCGACCTCGACGTGCTCCTGCTCTCCCGCGCGGCGACGCTGCGTTCCCACGCCGGTCAGGTCGCGTTCCCCGGCGGTCGCGTCGACCCCGGCGACCGCGGGCCGATCGACGCGGCCCTGCGCGAGGCGCACGAGGAGACGGGGCTCGACCCCGAAGGCGTCGACGTGCTCGGCTCGCTCGACCCGCTGCCGCTGCCCTATTCGAGTCACCTCGTGACGCCCGTGCTCGGGTG comes from the Agromyces protaetiae genome and includes:
- a CDS encoding NtaA/DmoA family FMN-dependent monooxygenase (This protein belongs to a clade of FMN-dependent monooxygenases, within a broader family of flavin-dependent oxidoreductases, the luciferase-like monooxygenase (LMM) family, some of whose members use coenzyme F420 rather than FMN.); translation: MTEKKQLILNLFEMACISHISHGLWPLPGNNRHRFDDIEYWLELAQILEEGGFDAVFLADVIGAYDVFREGPETALREGLQSPNLDPLLVVPAMAAVTKRLGFGVTFSTTYEPPFAFARRASTLDHLTKGRFGWNIVTSYLPNAARNFGLDGEIPHDRRYELADEYLDVLYKLWEGSWDDDAVVYDRERRIATDPSKVRYIDHVSENHRVAGPHIVHPSRQRTPVLFQATGSPAGTEFAGRHAELVFTGGRTTEEFQRNKQSMQDAAVRNGRAADDVKFIASAVVVVGRTEEEAADKWRLYQEYASVDGYLAHASLPVDLTVAPRDLTIAEALKQSGTELTRSSFLPLHLTVGQFLDGLVGGRRERFHVVGTPTVVADEIERWLDEDGVDGINLRQYHSFDTARDFAELVVPELRKRGRLKSEADASAPTSLRDALFGRGDRLPDTHIAARYRGGANLDVPVPPLRFPGRDAA